The following are from one region of the Lacinutrix sp. Bg11-31 genome:
- a CDS encoding GH3 auxin-responsive promoter family protein: MPITLVNSIASWFLKKRFHQIDLFLKYPNEVQEELLFNLIETAKDTEIGKKYDYSSIKTYAEFANRVPVKNYEGYQDLFERSRLGEHNIFWPSPIKWFAKSSGTTSAKSKFIPVSQDSLEDCHYAASKDLLCMYLNNNENSQLFTGKGLRLGGSKELYKENGTAFGDLSAILIDNMPFWAEFSSTPSNKVSLMSDWETKMAAIVNETINENVTSLAGVPSWMLVLLNNVLDKTGKDSLFDIWPNLEVYFHGGVSFNPYQQQYKNILPKKDFKYYEIYNASEGFFAIQDLNHSNELLLMLDYGIFYEFIPMDTHGTPNERVIPLSEVEKGKNYAVIITTNAGLWRYKIGDTVRFTSVSPYRIKVSGRTKHHINAFGEELIIENAEDALKKVCKKTKSEIVDYTAAPIFMKGKEKGAHEWLIEFKTPPKDIDYFNELFDNALKSINSDYEAKRYNNMTLNKPKINVARTKLFYDWLKQNNKLGGQHKVPRLSNTRDYIDELLKLND, translated from the coding sequence ATGCCAATTACTTTAGTAAACTCTATCGCTTCATGGTTTTTAAAGAAACGGTTTCACCAAATCGATTTATTTCTAAAATACCCAAACGAAGTGCAAGAAGAACTGCTTTTTAATTTAATTGAAACAGCTAAGGATACTGAAATTGGTAAGAAATACGACTATTCTTCTATTAAAACCTACGCAGAATTTGCAAATAGAGTTCCTGTAAAAAACTACGAAGGTTATCAAGATTTATTTGAACGTTCTCGATTAGGAGAACACAATATTTTTTGGCCTTCACCAATAAAATGGTTTGCAAAGTCCAGCGGAACAACTAGTGCTAAAAGTAAATTTATTCCAGTAAGTCAAGACTCTTTAGAAGATTGCCATTATGCTGCAAGTAAAGATTTACTCTGTATGTATTTAAACAATAATGAAAACTCTCAACTCTTTACAGGGAAAGGTTTAAGACTTGGTGGAAGTAAAGAATTATACAAAGAAAACGGAACTGCCTTTGGAGATTTAAGTGCTATTTTAATAGATAACATGCCTTTTTGGGCAGAATTTAGTAGCACGCCAAGCAACAAAGTCTCTTTAATGAGCGATTGGGAGACCAAAATGGCTGCTATTGTAAACGAAACTATAAATGAAAATGTTACTAGTTTGGCAGGTGTACCTTCTTGGATGCTTGTGTTGCTTAATAATGTTTTAGACAAAACTGGAAAAGATTCATTGTTTGATATTTGGCCAAATCTGGAAGTTTACTTTCATGGAGGTGTAAGTTTTAATCCTTACCAACAGCAGTATAAAAATATTTTACCAAAGAAAGATTTTAAGTATTATGAAATTTATAATGCTTCGGAAGGATTTTTTGCTATTCAAGACCTAAACCATTCTAACGAATTACTATTAATGTTAGATTACGGAATTTTCTACGAGTTTATTCCAATGGACACTCATGGTACACCAAACGAACGCGTTATTCCTTTAAGCGAAGTAGAAAAAGGTAAAAACTACGCAGTAATAATTACTACAAACGCTGGATTATGGCGCTATAAAATTGGTGACACTGTTCGTTTTACATCTGTTTCACCTTACAGAATTAAAGTTTCTGGAAGAACAAAGCACCATATTAATGCTTTTGGAGAAGAACTTATTATTGAAAACGCGGAAGATGCTTTAAAAAAAGTATGTAAAAAAACAAAAAGTGAAATTGTAGATTATACTGCTGCCCCAATATTTATGAAAGGTAAAGAGAAAGGTGCACACGAGTGGCTTATAGAATTTAAAACACCTCCAAAAGATATCGATTATTTTAATGAATTGTTTGACAATGCACTAAAATCTATAAACTCAGATTACGAAGCCAAACGTTATAATAACATGACATTAAATAAGCCGAAAATTAATGTAGCCAGAACAAAACTATTTTATGATTGGCTGAAACAAAACAACAAACTTGGAGGACAACATAAAGTACCGCGTTTATCTAATACAAGAGATTATATAGATGAGCTATTAAAGTTAAATGATTAA